From Anthonomus grandis grandis chromosome 20, icAntGran1.3, whole genome shotgun sequence, the proteins below share one genomic window:
- the LOC126747949 gene encoding piggyBac transposable element-derived protein 4-like: MADEPGPSKRVKYNKREERLTDEELLALLEESESENDPFENSSDEDPDYSTENEVSESEDEDLPSFPKVLPPPPAPVNSPPPSLPNIQGKSMDFWTFAEVPSQKFSFTKTPGLLVNVNSNEPIDYFNIMAPDVFFDMLCSRANNHAIDLISLGRGDEARITRWVDVTPKEMRTFLGLLFHMGTIKINRMNDYWKKNYLFNLTCFSSFMSRNRFLLILRSLQFENTDSNEPRTQLGKIMPLINYYNNKMVEIYYPTNELSIDESMVLWRGRLKFRQYVKGKRHKFGIKLYVLCEPKGIPLKMLVYAGSADTELSGERHTEKVVLALMAEKLDNGHSLYMDNFYNSVKLAEELLTRKTYVTGTLRSNRKGNPQEIIKKKLKKGELVVQHNSQGICVVKWKDRREILAISSQYGGQLEKVTTQRGQEKLKPAMINKYNQFMAGVDHCDQMLSYYSCEHKTLIWYKKLAIHIFQMMLLTSFYLYKQGHPNNKKNLYDFRLSIIEKLLGPLPTEPLPKIRITHLPELCPKPDGENTRVKRRRCAVCWEQKKQRKDSIYYCPLCPNQPGLCLTPCFRVFHSTK; encoded by the coding sequence ATGGCAGACGAGCCTGGACCGTCAAAGAGGGTGAAGTATAATAAAAGGGAAGAAAGACTAACTGATGAAGAGTTGTTAGCTCTTTTAGAAGAGTCGGAAAGTGAAAACGATCCATTTGAAAATAGCTCCGACGAGGACCCTGATTACTCAACCGAAAACGAGGTTAGTGAGTCCGAAGATGAAGATCTTCCTTCTTTTCCAAAAGTCCTTCCCCCTCCTCCTGCCCCTGTGAATTCTCCTCCACCCTCTTTACCAAATATTCAAGGAAAATCTATGGATTTTTGGACTTTTGCTGAGGTTCCTAgtcaaaagttttcttttacAAAGACACCAGGATTACTAGTCAATGTTAATTCCAACGAGCCAATAGACTATTTCAACATTATGGCCCCAGACGttttttttgacatgttatGTAGTCGAGCCAATAATCATGCTATCGACCTAATTTCACTGGGCAGAGGTGATGAAGCGCGAATTACTAGATGGGTTGATGTTACTCCAAAAGAAATGAGAACATTTTTGGGTTTACTTTTTCATATgggcacaattaaaattaatagaatgaATGACTACTGgaagaaaaactatttatttaacctGACATGTTTTTCATCATTTATGAGTCGCAATCGATTTTTGCTGATTTTAAGAAGCTTGCAGTTTGAAAACACAGACAGCAACGAACCTCGAACGCAATTGGGTAAAATTATGccgttaataaattattataataataaaatggtaGAGATTTATTACCCAACTAACGAACTGTCCATTGATGAATCTATGGTGCTGTGGCGAGGCCGTTTAAAATTTCGCCAATACGTCAAAGGAAAAAGGCATAAATTTGGCATAAAACTTTATGTTTTATGCGAACCTAAAGGCATCCCACTGAAGATGCTGGTATATGCTGGTTCAGCAGATACAGAGTTATCTGGTGAACGGCATACAGAAAAAGTTGTGTTAGCTTTAATGGCGGAGAAATTGGACAACGGTCACTCGCTATATATGGACAATTTCTACAATAGTGTAAAACTTGCCGAGGAGTTGCTTACCCGAAAAACATATGTAACTGGAACACTCCGGTCTAACAGAAAAGGGAATCctcaagaaataattaaaaaaaaactaaaaaagggcGAGTTAGTTGTTCAGCACAATTCGCAAGGGATTTGCGTGGTGAAATGGAAGGACCGTCGTGAAATTCTGGCTATATCCAGCCAATATGGTGGGCAACTTGAAAAAGTGACAACTCAGCGTggtcaagaaaaattaaaacctgcaatgataaataagtataatcaattCATGGCAGGAGTGGACCATTGTGACCAAATGCTTTCTTATTATTCTTGTGAGCATAAAACCCTCATATGGTACAAAAAATTAGCCATACATATATTTCAAATGATGTTGCTCACTTCATTTTACCTTTACAAGCAAGGACATCCTAACAATAAGAAAAACCTCTATGACTTTAGATTATCTATAATTGAAAAACTACTAGGACCCCTTCCAACAGAGCCGTTGccaaaaattagaataacaCATCTTCCTGAATTATGCCCTAAACCTGATGGAGAGAATACTAGAGTCAAACGGAGAAGGTGCGCTGTGTGCTgggaacaaaaaaaacaaaggaaggattcaatttattattgtcCTTTGTGTCCTAACCAACCTGGGCTTTGCTTGACTCCATGTTTTCGAGTATTTCATtccacaaaataa